One Brassica oleracea var. oleracea cultivar TO1000 chromosome C7, BOL, whole genome shotgun sequence genomic window carries:
- the LOC106303092 gene encoding uncharacterized protein LOC106303092, translating into MGLPAQFILWIRVCISTADFSMSINYSLEGFFASARGIRQDCSLSPYLYVILNNVMSKMLNRAAEAHQFDYHLRCREVKLTHFSFAEDILVFNDGTSRSLRGVSKDMDQFASLYL; encoded by the coding sequence ATGGGTTTACCTGCGCAGTTTATTCTCTGGATCAGGGTTTGTATCTCTACAGCTGATTTCTCGATGTCTATCAATTACAGTTTGGAAGGCTTCTTCGCGAGTGCGAGAGGTATCCGTCAAGATTGCTCGCTTTCGCCTTACTTATACGTCATATTGAACAATGTTATGTCGAAGATGTTAAATAGAGCAGCAGAAGCACATCAGTTTGATTATCATCTTCGGTGTCGAGAAGTGAAGCTTACTCATTTTAGCTTTGCAGAAGACATACTAGTATTCAATGATGGCACCAGCAGATCGCTACGTGGGGTTTCGAAAGACATGGATCAGTTTGCTAGCTTGTATCTCTAG